GGTCGCAGTTTTCCTTTTGATGACCATGGCGGATTTCGGTGATCAAATTTTTGGCTTTCAAGATTCGCTATTTGATAACTTCGACGGTCGCCTCAATTTCTCAGGAAACAATTATTTGGCTTTGTGGCCTGGCAATGGCAAGCCAGGGCTATGGCTGAATTCTGTATCGAGGATGGGAGCAATATACAATTTGATAGTGAGAGAGGAAGAGATTTTgaaggaaaagaggaaaaaggacgGTGACGCTGGTGTTGAGACTGATAGAGACGAGGATATTGGGCTTGTGGTGCCACCAGTTTTTGACAACTGTAGCAAGGTTTTGGATGCGGAGGAGCAAGTAGCCGCAATGGACTTGTATTGGGAAGTTGTTTGTGGCGTGTCTAAGAGTGGGTTAGAGAGGGCTGAGGAGTTGTTGTTGAGGTGTGTCCAAAAGAACCCTTTCGTTGGGGAGCCACATGTGGTGTTGGGTCAGGTTTATTTGACCAAAGGAAGGTTTGAGGAGGCTGAGAGAGAGGCTGAGAGAGGGCTGACCCTTATGCTGGAGTGGGGGCATCCATGGGATAAGAGGATGTCCTGGGAAGGATGGATTGCTTGGGCTAGAGTTTTGTTGATGAAGGCAAAGGAGAAGTCATGGCCACAGACTTCATGGGGCATTCTCAACTTGGGTCTTGTGAAGTGAAGTGCTTCTTCAGTGTGTGCTGCAGCCTTAAAAGATTTGGATTTGCCCGTCCAATAAATGAACTTCTGTTTACAGCCTTTTGTGTCTTCGAAGAAAGTGCCTCTGCAGTCAGCCTGCAAGCAACCATAAAATCTACTAGCTTCTGCTTTCCTGAAGTAATAAAAACAGTGTGCTTTGTAAACCATTTCGTATATAAAATTTCATGGTTTCCCTTCTTGTGTTTTAAACGTTATCTTCTTAAGTTCAGCTGAGTTTAGTTAACACTCTTGTCTATGTCCCAGCAATTAATGGTGGCACCACCAAACAACTTGCCAACAACAACAACACAAAGAACTTCCCAATACATTAGTGTACTTTTCAAAATCCCGGAAAAATTAGTGTACTTGTCCCgggttaaaaaaattagaattattcAAAAAGCAGAAATGTTCGAACACTACCAAGAAGATAATCAATATGTGGTTGCAACATACGTCGCGGCAGAATAAAAAATGTAGGCAGAACtgtgaaattgatattttacaCTTTCCGCCTCAAGAAATGGGTGACAGATCTTATTAAGAAAACCAAGAAAATTTGATTGAAATCTGACTAAgaattgtgaaaataaaaagcGTTAATGCTGTTTCTCCAGAACCTCCCAAGTCGAAACCCCTCGCCCCCGAGCTCTACCATGGTTTATCTATCTACTTTTTGTGTCCCACCCTTCTTGGAGTTCAATGTAATTTATCCCTCCTACAATGTGGGATTGGTAATGTTTAGGTGGTGGCATTAGGAAATGAAACGAAGTATGATGAAGTGTATATTTCATTCACTTTTGAGAGATTGTACATAGCGGTGAAATATATACATGAAAGGGAATATAATGTAATCTCATGAATTGTAGGATATGAGATCATTGTACAGCAGCAAAGGAATAAACTGCTTGATCTACTATGGTTGAATATCTTTATTACAGATTGCTTGGCCATGATTTTCTTAGTAGTGATTCTCAGCTTGAGCAATGGTATGCTGACATTCCCCTTCAAGCTAAACAGGGGTGAGCACACGGTAAGCTTGTGACAAAGTGTGGAAATTTTGGTGCAACAAGTGGCTTAGTAAGAACATCAGTCATTGATCCTTaccaaaaatgaaatgaatcaCAAGTTGTCGATGAGTAACATGTTCAAGCACAAAGTGGAAATCAATAGCAACGTGTTTGGTGTGGACATGAAAGATGGGATTGACAGAGAGGTAGGTTGCACCAATGTTATCATACCAAAGAATGGGAGGCTTGGGAAGAAAAATTTGGAGTTCCTTTAGGAGAGCTTGTAAATAAATTAGTTTCGCAATGGAGTTCGCAAGAGCTCGATACCCAGCTTTAGTGCTCGAACGAGCCACTGTTTGTTGTTTCTTAGACCTCTATGATATGAGATTGGTGccaaaataaattagatatctGCTAGTAGAACGGCAATTATTAAGACACCCAGCCTAATCAGCTTCAGAAAATGCTTGTAAAATGGGAGTAGAATCAGGTCAAATGTGAAGGCCATGAGAGGATGTCAAATGAATATATCGAAGAATTTGCTTGACAGCCTTCCAATGATTGACCGTAAGATGCTGTATGTATTGAAAAACTCGATTTATAGCGTAAGAAATATCAGGTCAGGTTAATATAACATATTGCAAGGCACCAATTGTGCTGCGATATAAAGTTGGATCTGAGAAGGCTTCACTATCAAACAAATAGAGTGGTTGAGCAAAGGACATAAGGGTGGGAACAGGCTTTGCATTGTGTCTGTTTGTTCTTTGTAAAATGTTCATAATATAATGAGAATGAGATAGAAAAGTCCCATCAGAGTGATGATGAGTTTCAAGACCTAGAAATACACTCAAAGTATCCCAAATCCTTGATAGGAAGATCACAATGCAGCTATGCAAGGAAAGTCGTGATTGGCAACTGAGAAGAATTAGTGATAagtatgtcgtcaacatagATTAAGAGAAAAGGTTCCACATTGTTGTAATGATATAGAAATAGAGAGGGATCGGCCTTGGAAGCATGAAAACCCAACTCAAGGCATCGTTGGCTCAATCTAGAGAACCAAGCAAGAGGTGCTTGCTTAAGACCGTAAATGGCTCGATTCAATTTACAGACGTGATAGGGGTATTGAGTATGAATGAAGCCTTACGGCTGAGCCATGAAAACAGACTCCAAGAGCTCACCATGCAAGAAGGCGTTCCATACATCCAACTACAGATGGGCCATCGACTTGAGTCAACTATGGAGAGAACCAACTAAATGGTTTAAGGCTTGATGATTGGGCTATAGGTCTCTGTATAGTAAGACGAGGTTGCTGAGTGTAGCCTTTAGCGACGAGATGTGCCTTGTGGTGCTCAATGGTGCCATCAGTTTGTCATTTGAGTTGAAAAACCCATTTGGAATCGACCACATTCATGGACAGATGATAAGGAACCAAACTCCAGGTGTGATCTGCATGAGAgcatcaaattcaaaattcataGCTTGGTGCCAAGAAGTGTCTTTGAAGGCAGTAGTGAAGGAAGTGGGTTCCAAAATAGGGGATAAATCGGTAGCAGCAACCATTGTGAGAGGTGGATAAGCGATATTGCCATCAGAGAAGATCTATAGCTTGATGATTTTGTTCTTGAGTCGAGTGCACATGGAATGAGTTGCATGAGCaggtggtggaggtggagtGCAGACTGTTGATGCTTGTTGAGTGTAATGAGCTGGAGATGTCAAATGTGCAGGAAAAGTTGGTTGAAGAGAGAAGCGTGCATGTGGGGAAGAAGATGATGTAGGCACGTGACTATGATGAGTTGAATTTTGAACAAGCCGTGGCCTTGTGGACTGTGAAGGCCGAGACCCAAAATTTGAAACAATAGATTGTACTTGCAAAAGAGAAGAAAgtaaaacaaaagattggtcCGTAGTGGCACCACCAGTTAGTTTTGACGGGTTCTCTTTGAAAGGAAACTGTAACTCATCAAATTGGACATCTTTGGAGATGTAAAGTTGACTACTAGTCTAATGAAAACACTTGTAGCCTTTATGAGAAGGGTTGTAGTCAAGAAAAATGCACATTTTGGATCTAAAGTCCAATTTGTGAGAATTATATGGGTGCAAGTAAGGCCAATAGGCACATCCAAAAGTATTGAAAATTTGTATTTGGGACTAGTGGGAGACATGTAAAAAAGAGGAGACTAATTTTTAAGAATAGGAGACGAAAGATGATTAATGAGGAAGTAGGCAGTTTGAAAAGCATCAGTCCAATATTTTCGAGGAACACTTGCATGGGCCTTGAGGGAAAGACTGGTCTCAACAATATGACGATATTTACGTTCGACGGAGCCATTTTGTTCATGGGTATGAAGACAAGTCAATCGGTGAAAAATACCTATTGATCGAAAATAAGTGTTGAGACGACAATATTCCCTTCCCCAATCAATTtgaatcattttaattttgtgGTCAAATTGACACTCAAGAAGCATTTGAAAATTGTAAAAAGTGCGCTCAACATTAAATTTATGAATCCAAGGAAAAAACTAAGTGAATTTATTAAAATCATCAACCAATATCACATAACAGTGGTATCCATCCACAGAAGGAAAATGGGAGGGTCCCCAAACATCTGAGAAAATGAGATCTAGAACATGAGAGGACTTAgatgaagataaataaaaaaggaattttGTGACTTTTTGCTTGTTGGCGTGAGTCACAAATAGAATCAACTTTATTATTAGAAATAGAGAgtttattagaaaataaaatatgacaaACTAAATGGAAAGAGAGATGGTCAAGTCTGCAGTGCCAAGTTTCAAGAGATGATCTCTCCCCAAGAAAAGCAACTTTAGAGGAAAGTGATGACGACTGTGGAGACAGAAGATACAGCCCATCTTTAGTTGGTCCGTGAAGCAGGACATTCCCCATTCTGAGATCCTTGACATagaaaaaaatgagagtgaaactTAAAAAAGGCATTAATATCGAAAGTAAACTTACTTATAgagattatatttttttgaatggaATGGACATGTAAGAGTTGGTGTAAAAAGAAGGATTCAGGACaggaagaaatatgaaaaacactCATGTGATGAATATTCAAACCTACTCCATTGCCCATATGAATCTGATCAGATCCAGTATATTCATCAACTTGAAGATTTAGATTGGACAACTCAAAAGTATGATAATGAGTAGCAGCAGTATCAGGGTACCTAGCCTGATCAGTGGAACATTTGTTGGTAGTATACAAATGCTTGATATTGGTTAGATTGTTCGATTTCATAAGCATGGCCAAAGCGATGATAACATTGCAATGCAGTGTGTCCAGACCGATTGCACATTTAGTAGGTGGGGCAGCTTCCATTGGGGGTGGAATTATATCTACCACATCCACGACCTCTAGAACGAGCATTATTTTGATTGGAGTTCCTCGAGTTAGAATCTAAAACTTCAGAAGAAGGAAATGAGTTACGACCACGACCACGATTATTGTGGTTACGAGAAATTGTATTGGCTGAAGCAGTGGCCAAATCAAGAGTTGCATGGTTGTTTTTTCAGATGAAGCTCATAATTAAGAAGATGGACGTAGACTTCTTGGAAAGACATTAAATCAATTCGTGTGGTGAGGGACGTGATTAATGGATCATATTTAGGACCTAAACTTGCAAGTAAATAACTAACCAATTCATAGTCAATAAGAGGTTGGCCAATGGCAGCCATAGTATCTCCATagcttttcattttttgaaaataggCTGGGATAAAAATAGTTCATGTCTTAGATGAATCAAGACTAAGTCCTGAGCTCATGAGTCCTGAGTTCATGACATTGGCTCAAGACTGGAGAGAAAAAAGCTTGCTCCAAAGCAACCAAGACTTCATGAGATGTGTGTAGGCCAACATCTTGGGTGAGCACTTCTTCAAAAATGGATGAAATAAAGGTAGAGAGCAAGAAATTATCTTGCTGG
This is a stretch of genomic DNA from Carya illinoinensis cultivar Pawnee chromosome 15, C.illinoinensisPawnee_v1, whole genome shotgun sequence. It encodes these proteins:
- the LOC122297240 gene encoding uncharacterized protein LOC122297240; the encoded protein is MPSSFSTPPTTQNHYLQCLLDSARPFLRGELESVDKNLPSLVAVLRSVGAGECWHKHGSFLDHLVDIYRILKIWKAPDSVCLCGLFHSAYSNSYVNLAIFDPSTGRDVVRGHVGEAAERLIHLFCVVPRQPIIHDDLLFRYSDSELVEHLRLSAISMRNAKEKGLFDEDEGWRKKLQALLPADGITVKHIKTGEDVLLSRRVVAVFLLMTMADFGDQIFGFQDSLFDNFDGRLNFSGNNYLALWPGNGKPGLWLNSVSRMGAIYNLIVREEEILKEKRKKDGDAGVETDRDEDIGLVVPPVFDNCSKVLDAEEQVAAMDLYWEVVCGVSKSGLERAEELLLRCVQKNPFVGEPHVVLGQVYLTKGRFEEAEREAERGLTLMLEWGHPWDKRMSWEGWIAWARVLLMKAKEKSWPQTSWGILNLGLVK